Proteins co-encoded in one Marinomonas sp. IMCC 4694 genomic window:
- the istB gene encoding IS21-like element ISShfr5 family helper ATPase IstB, with amino-acid sequence MQNINQQVNNQLSNLKLSGIRDALLQQYEQPNLYVEQSFEERLSLLLEHEITQRDQRKIDRLTRQAKFRVGGTLAQLNYGAARQLDKAQIRSLAQGEWLRLHQNILITGATGCGKTYLACALGQNHCQQGSSVYYFRLKELLEKMFLAQADGSYRKLINKLSSANLLILDDWGLEPLTAQQRSDLLELIDARYDTKSTLIASQLPIENWYEMIGESTHADAILDRLVHGAIKLKLKGESMRKKLNFLTDADHSS; translated from the coding sequence CAACAAGTTAATAATCAGTTAAGTAATTTAAAGCTAAGCGGCATACGTGATGCGCTATTGCAGCAATACGAGCAACCCAATTTATACGTTGAACAAAGCTTCGAAGAGCGGCTAAGTTTATTGCTTGAACATGAAATAACGCAGCGTGATCAGCGTAAAATAGATCGCCTAACGCGACAAGCAAAGTTCAGAGTTGGCGGCACACTTGCCCAACTCAACTATGGCGCAGCACGACAACTCGATAAAGCTCAGATCCGTTCATTAGCACAAGGTGAATGGCTTCGTCTTCACCAAAACATCTTGATCACAGGAGCAACAGGTTGTGGCAAAACTTACCTCGCTTGCGCGCTTGGTCAAAACCACTGCCAACAAGGGAGTAGCGTTTATTATTTTAGGCTCAAAGAGCTATTAGAAAAGATGTTTCTAGCGCAAGCCGATGGTAGTTATCGAAAACTGATCAACAAGCTTAGCTCTGCCAATTTACTGATCTTAGATGATTGGGGATTAGAGCCATTAACGGCTCAACAACGGAGTGATTTACTGGAATTAATTGATGCAAGATATGATACAAAATCGACCTTAATAGCGAGTCAATTACCGATAGAAAATTGGTATGAAATGATCGGAGAATCGACACACGCGGATGCGATTCTAGATAGGCTTGTGCACGGGGCGATAAAGTTGAAATTAAAAGGCGAGTCGATGCGAAAAAAACTAAATTTCTTGACTGATGCCGATCACTCAAGTTAG
- a CDS encoding nucleotidyltransferase domain-containing protein yields MTTSIGDALFTKGQQKVLALFFDQPDKSFYLREVVRRADMGIGVISRELAKLADAGLLVESKQGNQNHYQANKRSPIFNELQAIVRKTFGIKGLLKEAIAPLLPQLEQAFIYGSVAKGEEHAGSDVDVMLVGNDLSYSEIMQMLDSVEEKLQRPINPTLYSPVEFEERMAQGQNFLSKVMEQPRIDLLHSGEGE; encoded by the coding sequence ATGACTACAAGCATAGGCGATGCTCTTTTTACCAAGGGGCAACAAAAAGTATTAGCGCTATTTTTTGACCAGCCAGATAAAAGCTTCTATTTGCGAGAAGTCGTGCGGCGAGCAGATATGGGCATTGGTGTGATTAGCCGAGAGCTAGCCAAATTAGCCGATGCGGGGCTGCTGGTGGAAAGTAAGCAGGGGAATCAAAACCATTACCAAGCGAACAAGCGTTCGCCTATTTTTAACGAACTACAAGCAATCGTTAGAAAAACGTTTGGTATTAAGGGATTGTTGAAAGAAGCTATTGCGCCTTTGCTTCCTCAATTAGAGCAGGCCTTTATTTATGGCTCGGTTGCTAAAGGTGAAGAACATGCTGGCAGTGATGTGGATGTGATGCTGGTGGGAAACGACTTAAGCTACAGCGAAATTATGCAGATGCTTGATTCAGTGGAAGAAAAACTGCAAAGGCCGATTAACCCGACGTTGTATTCCCCCGTTGAATTTGAAGAACGTATGGCACAAGGGCAGAACTTCTTAAGTAAGGTTATGGAGCAACCGCGTATTGATTTATTACATTCGGGGGAAGGCGAGTGA
- a CDS encoding restriction endonuclease subunit S, giving the protein MGTFRPYSDNKESNIEWVGSVPKHWEVKPLFGVATTESVKNEDGKETNVLSLSYGNIIRRDVEKNFGLLPESFNTYQLVNPDELILRLTDLQNDKRSLRVGHAKERGIITSAYLKLVAKKCELDDRYLYRLLHSYDTTKVFYGMGGGLRQSMKFEEMRRLPIVLPSLEEQQKIANFLDHETAKIDTLIEKQQQLIALLKEKRQAVISHAVTKGLNPNAPMRDSGVEWLGEVPEHWMMPKIAHISRVLNGSTPDKTNLSYWENGTIPWLASGCLNSEIVDEPSQLISESAYQSCSIELIPNNSLLVGMVGQGKTRGTSAILAIDSCINQNMAAIIPSEKVNVRFLYYLFQAMYEDLRELGRGGNQAALNCEIIGSIRISLPKMEEQLAIVEMLDALMVRIRNVDALGLEQIELLQERRTALISAAVTGKIDVREWTPA; this is encoded by the coding sequence ATGGGAACATTTCGACCATATTCCGATAACAAGGAATCTAATATTGAGTGGGTTGGAAGTGTACCAAAGCACTGGGAGGTAAAGCCCTTATTCGGTGTTGCAACTACAGAATCCGTAAAGAATGAAGACGGTAAAGAAACAAACGTTTTATCCCTGAGTTACGGTAATATCATTCGTCGAGATGTAGAGAAAAACTTTGGTTTACTTCCTGAATCATTTAATACGTACCAACTGGTGAATCCTGATGAGCTAATACTCAGATTAACTGACCTGCAAAATGACAAGCGAAGCTTACGGGTCGGGCACGCGAAAGAAAGAGGTATTATTACTTCTGCTTATCTAAAGTTAGTTGCTAAAAAATGCGAGCTTGATGATCGCTATTTATATCGATTATTACACTCATACGACACTACAAAAGTTTTTTATGGAATGGGTGGTGGTTTGCGTCAATCTATGAAATTTGAAGAAATGAGACGTTTGCCTATTGTTCTACCATCGTTAGAAGAACAACAAAAAATCGCCAACTTCCTCGACCACGAAACCGCAAAAATCGACACCCTGATCGAAAAGCAGCAACAACTCATCGCACTGCTAAAAGAAAAACGCCAAGCCGTTATCAGTCACGCCGTTACCAAAGGACTGAATCCAAATGCCCCAATGCGCGATTCAGGTGTTGAGTGGTTAGGTGAAGTGCCGGAGCATTGGATGATGCCAAAAATAGCACACATCAGTAGAGTCCTTAATGGAAGCACACCCGATAAAACTAATTTGTCTTATTGGGAAAATGGAACAATTCCTTGGTTAGCTTCAGGCTGTTTAAATTCGGAAATAGTTGATGAACCAAGTCAGTTGATTTCAGAAAGTGCATACCAAAGCTGTTCGATAGAATTGATACCAAATAACTCTCTTTTAGTTGGTATGGTTGGTCAGGGAAAAACTCGTGGAACTTCAGCTATTCTCGCGATTGACTCATGTATTAATCAGAACATGGCTGCAATAATACCAAGTGAAAAAGTTAATGTTAGGTTTCTATATTATCTTTTCCAAGCGATGTATGAGGATTTAAGGGAGCTGGGTCGAGGGGGGAATCAAGCAGCATTAAACTGTGAAATAATCGGTTCAATAAGAATTTCTTTACCTAAAATGGAAGAGCAATTAGCTATTGTTGAAATGCTTGATGCTCTAATGGTAAGAATTAGGAATGTAGATGCACTAGGGTTAGAGCAAATTGAGTTGCTTCAAGAACGCCGCACGGCTCTAATCTCCGCTGCCGTTACCGGTAAGATCGACGTAAGAGAATGGACTCCAGCTTAA
- a CDS encoding N-6 DNA methylase — protein sequence MNAYVALPTDMFYNTGIATYVWILSNNKQAECKGLPERRGKVQLINGVNLSSKMRKSLGSKRNEMSIDDIALITRTFGAFEVIDATDLQKPAEQKSSRGRQASSPKVEAPKTFAAKIFDTHEFGYRRISIERPLRESFQFSDERLEELRFANKPLEAPMKWIYETFGHSSEQPWSDDKNCGNYGLLAENEVEIRVHLKANFSDVKEAKIKELLDRKMWLAQKAILLKAKKLQAHIGTQQYNDMNQFDAIVKAAAKAQGIKLDTKELKAITAAVSWKNPAAEKVIKKIHKSGEANPFYGLFEVELDGKTQVIEYKPDGDLRDNENVALDPTQTVNELNEAYFKKEVQPHVPDAWIDATKRDAIDGKIGIVGYEIPFNRHFYQYQPPRDLVEIDKELDLVSAEIMGLLQEVHS from the coding sequence ATGAACGCTTACGTCGCGCTACCAACCGACATGTTCTACAACACAGGTATTGCTACCTATGTTTGGATTCTTAGCAACAACAAGCAAGCCGAGTGTAAAGGACTGCCAGAGCGACGTGGAAAGGTGCAGCTGATTAACGGCGTCAACCTAAGCAGTAAAATGCGTAAATCCTTAGGCTCTAAACGTAATGAAATGAGCATCGACGACATCGCGTTAATCACCCGCACCTTTGGCGCGTTTGAAGTGATAGACGCAACTGACTTACAGAAACCTGCTGAACAAAAATCAAGCCGTGGCCGCCAAGCAAGCAGCCCCAAAGTCGAAGCCCCCAAAACCTTTGCCGCTAAAATATTCGATACCCATGAGTTTGGTTATCGCCGTATCAGTATCGAACGCCCTTTGCGTGAAAGCTTTCAGTTCAGTGATGAGCGCTTAGAAGAACTACGTTTTGCTAATAAACCACTAGAAGCACCAATGAAGTGGATTTATGAAACCTTCGGCCACTCTTCAGAGCAGCCTTGGAGCGATGATAAAAACTGTGGAAACTATGGCTTACTAGCAGAGAACGAAGTTGAAATACGCGTTCATCTAAAAGCCAACTTCAGCGATGTAAAAGAAGCCAAGATAAAAGAGTTGTTAGACAGAAAAATGTGGCTGGCACAAAAAGCCATTCTACTAAAAGCCAAAAAGCTGCAAGCCCATATTGGTACTCAGCAGTACAACGACATGAACCAATTCGACGCCATTGTAAAAGCCGCGGCGAAAGCACAAGGTATCAAACTAGACACTAAAGAACTCAAAGCCATTACCGCAGCAGTGAGCTGGAAAAACCCAGCAGCGGAAAAGGTCATCAAAAAAATTCACAAGTCTGGCGAAGCCAATCCATTTTATGGTCTGTTTGAAGTTGAACTAGATGGAAAAACTCAAGTTATTGAGTACAAGCCAGACGGCGACTTGCGCGATAACGAAAACGTAGCATTAGACCCAACTCAAACGGTGAATGAGCTAAACGAAGCCTACTTTAAAAAAGAAGTACAACCACACGTGCCAGACGCTTGGATAGATGCAACTAAACGCGATGCAATAGATGGTAAAATCGGCATCGTGGGTTATGAAATACCCTTTAATCGCCATTTTTACCAGTACCAGCCACCAAGAGACTTGGTGGAGATTGACAAAGAACTTGACTTAGTTAGTGCTGAAATTATGGGGCTGCTTCAAGAGGTGCATTCATAA
- the tnpA gene encoding IS66 family insertion sequence element accessory protein TnpA, translating to MTKPYTRRSSSEWQQIIDDQAESGLSAPQYCKQHQVRYASFSKWRQHFSGTKTSPDSSQSDFIDLSQMPALSGTGRWNITLCLGDGIELRLSRD from the coding sequence ATGACCAAGCCTTATACCCGTCGTTCTTCTTCTGAATGGCAACAAATCATTGATGATCAAGCCGAGTCTGGCTTGTCCGCCCCTCAATACTGCAAACAACATCAAGTGCGTTACGCCAGTTTTAGCAAATGGCGTCAGCATTTTTCGGGAACGAAAACCTCGCCAGATTCTAGTCAATCAGACTTTATCGATCTCAGTCAGATGCCTGCTCTCTCAGGTACTGGACGTTGGAATATTACCTTGTGCTTAGGTGATGGTATTGAACTCCGATTGAGTCGTGACTGA
- the tnpB gene encoding IS66 family insertion sequence element accessory protein TnpB (TnpB, as the term is used for proteins encoded by IS66 family insertion elements, is considered an accessory protein, since TnpC, encoded by a neighboring gene, is a DDE family transposase.) — MFLPDPNAKIWLYAKPTDMRKSYCGLLGLIKQHLKESPLIGYFVFINRRKTQMKILYFEASGYCIWCKRLSQGQFNYAPSENDKHALSTLELQHLLAGIKVEKYRQFKRYKRAS, encoded by the coding sequence ATGTTCCTGCCCGATCCCAATGCTAAAATTTGGCTCTACGCTAAACCTACCGATATGCGTAAGTCTTATTGTGGTTTGTTAGGGCTGATCAAACAGCACCTCAAGGAAAGCCCACTCATCGGGTATTTTGTGTTCATTAACCGCCGTAAAACGCAGATGAAAATCCTTTATTTTGAAGCCTCGGGTTACTGCATCTGGTGCAAACGACTGTCTCAGGGGCAGTTCAACTATGCGCCATCAGAAAACGATAAACACGCTCTCAGCACACTGGAATTACAGCATCTGTTGGCGGGCATAAAAGTCGAAAAATATCGTCAATTTAAGCGCTACAAACGCGCATCTTAA